In Microbacterium binotii, one DNA window encodes the following:
- a CDS encoding glycoside hydrolase family 1 protein has product MSAGNADFRDSGLVFPPGFTFGSATASYQVEGAAAEDGRGPSIWDTFSHTPGRVWNGDTGDVACDHYHRWESDLDLMAELGLDAYRFSIAWPRIMPTGTGEVNRAGIDFYSRLVDGLLERGIRPVATLYHWDLPQPLEDAGGWPVRATADAFERYAEVMGAALGDRVHTWTTLNEPWCSAYLGYGQGGHAPGRHEPAAALAAVHHLNLAHGLAVRALRATSTGDPQYSVTLNFHVLRGVGERSGEAVRRIDALANRAFTHPMLKGEYPADLLEDTASVTDWSFVQDGDLERINQPIDVLGVNYYSTATVRLWDGSSPRQQNDGHKASAGGTAWPGSDQLVEFVEQPGPYTEMGWNIAPEGLEELLLALRDEFPAQPLMITENGAAFADDVAPDGAVHDVERVDYLQRHLTAAHRALDQGVDLRGYFVWSLLDNFEWGYGYAKRFGVVRVDFDTLERTVKDSGLWYRRLARTRAIPAADELG; this is encoded by the coding sequence ATGAGCGCGGGCAACGCGGATTTCCGAGACAGCGGCCTGGTGTTCCCTCCCGGCTTCACGTTCGGGTCGGCGACGGCCTCGTACCAGGTGGAGGGGGCGGCCGCAGAGGACGGTCGCGGCCCCTCGATCTGGGACACCTTCAGCCACACGCCCGGGCGGGTGTGGAACGGCGACACCGGTGATGTGGCGTGCGACCACTACCACCGCTGGGAGAGCGACCTCGACCTGATGGCGGAGCTGGGACTGGACGCCTACCGGTTCTCGATCGCGTGGCCGCGGATCATGCCCACCGGCACGGGCGAGGTCAACCGTGCCGGCATCGATTTCTACTCGCGGCTCGTCGACGGGCTCCTCGAGCGCGGGATCCGTCCCGTGGCGACCCTCTACCACTGGGACCTGCCGCAGCCGCTGGAGGACGCGGGCGGGTGGCCCGTCCGGGCGACCGCCGACGCCTTCGAGCGCTACGCCGAGGTCATGGGTGCAGCGCTCGGCGACCGGGTGCACACCTGGACGACCCTGAACGAGCCGTGGTGCTCGGCCTACCTCGGCTACGGCCAGGGCGGTCACGCCCCCGGCCGCCACGAGCCCGCGGCGGCGCTCGCCGCCGTGCACCACCTCAACCTCGCCCACGGCCTGGCCGTCCGGGCGCTGCGTGCGACCTCGACGGGCGATCCGCAGTACTCCGTCACCCTCAACTTCCACGTCCTGCGCGGCGTGGGCGAGCGGTCGGGGGAGGCGGTGCGTCGCATCGACGCGCTCGCGAACCGCGCGTTCACGCATCCCATGCTGAAGGGCGAGTACCCCGCCGATCTGCTGGAGGACACCGCATCCGTCACGGACTGGTCGTTCGTGCAGGACGGCGACCTGGAGCGGATCAACCAGCCGATCGACGTGCTCGGGGTCAACTACTACTCGACGGCGACCGTGCGCCTGTGGGACGGCTCCTCGCCGCGCCAGCAGAACGACGGACACAAGGCGAGCGCGGGCGGGACGGCCTGGCCCGGCAGCGACCAGCTCGTCGAGTTCGTCGAGCAGCCGGGTCCGTACACGGAGATGGGCTGGAACATCGCGCCGGAAGGACTCGAGGAGCTGCTGCTGGCGCTTCGCGACGAGTTCCCCGCGCAGCCGCTCATGATCACGGAGAACGGCGCCGCCTTCGCGGACGACGTCGCGCCCGACGGGGCGGTGCACGACGTCGAGCGCGTCGACTACCTGCAGCGTCACCTCACCGCCGCGCACCGTGCGCTCGACCAGGGCGTGGACCTCCGCGGGTACTTCGTGTGGTCGCTGCTCGACAATTTCGAGTGGGGCTACGGCTACGCCAAGCGGTTCGGCGTGGTGCGCGTCGACTTCGACACCCTCGAGCGCACCGTCAAGGACTCGGGGCTTTGGTACCGGCGTCTCGCACGAACCCGTGCGATCCCGGCCGCCGACGAGCT